The Anaerolineae bacterium genome window below encodes:
- a CDS encoding ATP-binding cassette domain-containing protein: MPQSIIHLENVTFAYPPVLLDGEPLRVLRGVTLDVPAGQFVGVIGPNGVGKTTLLLILAGLAPRLTKGQLSGVVEVRGRTSMVFQEPEGQLFNPTVEAEVAWGMENLGLPIDEIERRLDWVLRAMGIANLRTAAPGALSGGQQKRVALAAALAMQPDILLLDEPTSGLDPVGQQEVLEALEDLRRTYPVTVILVENDAETVVRFAERVLVLHEGRIVRDAPPAAIFREIAFLDGIGAPIPPAARLASMLREAGLEVDFLTLEEAIAALRRT, encoded by the coding sequence ATGCCTCAATCGATCATCCACCTCGAAAATGTAACCTTCGCCTACCCACCGGTGCTGCTGGATGGTGAGCCGCTGCGCGTCCTGCGCGGCGTAACGTTGGATGTGCCAGCGGGGCAATTCGTCGGCGTGATCGGCCCCAATGGCGTCGGCAAGACCACCCTGCTGCTGATCCTGGCCGGGCTGGCTCCCCGGCTGACCAAAGGGCAGCTTTCCGGCGTGGTGGAGGTACGCGGGCGCACCAGTATGGTGTTCCAGGAACCGGAGGGGCAGCTCTTTAACCCGACCGTCGAGGCTGAAGTAGCATGGGGCATGGAGAATCTGGGCCTGCCCATCGACGAGATCGAGCGGCGGCTGGACTGGGTGCTACGGGCGATGGGCATCGCTAACCTGCGCACCGCCGCGCCGGGGGCGCTTTCCGGCGGCCAGCAGAAGCGCGTGGCGCTGGCCGCAGCCCTGGCCATGCAACCGGACATCCTCCTCCTGGACGAGCCGACCTCCGGCCTGGACCCGGTTGGCCAGCAGGAAGTGCTGGAAGCCCTGGAAGACCTGCGCCGCACCTACCCGGTGACAGTGATCCTGGTGGAAAACGACGCCGAGACGGTTGTCCGCTTCGCCGAGCGTGTACTGGTACTCCACGAGGGACGCATCGTCCGCGATGCGCCTCCGGCGGCCATCTTCCGCGAGATCGCCTTTCTGGACGGAATCGGCGCACCGATTCCCCCGGCGGCGCGGCTGGCGTCTATGCTCCGCGAGGCCGGACTGGAAGTCGACTTCCTGACGCTGGAAGAAGCGATCGCCGCCCTTCGCCGTACGTGA